The Humulus lupulus chromosome 4, drHumLupu1.1, whole genome shotgun sequence genome has a window encoding:
- the LOC133831976 gene encoding uncharacterized protein LOC133831976 yields MNFNIGSSFESSYSDGENDDDANLINDNEAINAKETLITMNANNNICMRKDGMGKLGLSSLQRIIAMFQMLAYSVPADVVDEYIKIGESTTIESFKRICRVIVEVFAEQYLRSSNTNDVSKLLHVGKQLGFSGMLGSLDCMHWKWKNCPTTWARQYASRSGHLTIIFEVVDDYGIWIWHANFGLPSSNNDINVLEASHLFSNLSSSIAPRDHYVIQGKEYNTDYYLADGIYMKWSTLVQTIHDPRGTKNKYFSMKQESCRKI; encoded by the exons ATGAATTTCAATATTGGAAGCTCATTTGAGTCATCATACTCTGATggtgaaaatgatgatgatgcaAATCTAATTAATGACAATGAGGCGATTAATGCAAAAGAAACACTAATCACCATGAATGCAAACAACAACATCTGCATG AGAAAAGATGGCATGGGCAAACTTGGGTTGTCTAGTCTTCAAAGAATCATTGCCATGTTTCAGATGTTAGCATATAGCGTCCCAGCAGATGTTGTTGATGAGTACATAAAAATAGGAGAGTCTACAACTATTGAAAGTTTTAAGAGAATCTGTCGTGTAATTGTGGAAGTTTTTGCTGAGCAATATCTAAGATCATCTAACACAAATGACGTTTCTAAGCTACTCCATGTTGGTAAACAACTTGGTTTTTCAGGAATGTTGGGCAGTCTAGACTGCATGCACTGGAAGTGGAAAAATTGTCCAACAACTTGGGCAAGACAATATGCTAGTCGAAGTGGGCACCTAACTATTATTTTCGAAGTTGTAGATGATTATGGCATTTGGATATGGCATGCAAATTTTGGTTTACCAAGTTCCAATAATGACATTAATGTGTTGGAGGCATCCCATCTCTTTTCCAATCTCTCTTCAAGTATTGCTCCTCGTGATCATTATGTTATTCAAGGAAAAGAATATAACACAGATTATTATTTAGCTGATGGTATATACATGAAATGGTCTACTCTTGTACAAACTATCCATGATCCACGGGgcactaaaaataaatatttttccatGAAACAAGAATCATGCCGAAAGATATAG